The region AGGTGGGAGATTCGGCTGCCACCCACGCAGATGGATGGGCACCGATATCTGAGCTGGGTGGGGGCCCTATACTTGGCCTGGTTTCATTGGACACGGACCCCTAGGTTGATTTGGTGTTGCCATGCACGGATGTGACTACGTACATGGGAGAGCCATGCACCGATGCGCCTCAGCCTATTATGGTGGCGCAGCCTGTGCAGTTGGATGAACTGCACGCGAATGTTACGGCTAAGTAATTAGTGGCTCTGGGTAATATCAAGTCATTCTGCGCCGGTCTACTCAAGAAGTTGGCTCCGCCGTTACTCAAGGAGATCGAGGGTGCCCGTGGCGTATGGTTGGGCCAGGACCCTTTCACACCAAGGCGGACGACCAGATCGGTGGTGAGCTCGGTGGGTGGCGGAAGGAAGACAAAGCGATGGTGGCCGAGACGATGCTCTTGAAGGCTTTGGGGGTTGCTTGTGATGAGTTGGCAGTTTTGGATGACACACTTGGTCTGCTTTGATCTGTGTTAGACTCACCACTGCAAGAGCAACAGTTGAAAGCCATTGCGGCGATCTTCGGGATGACCATGCCTACCAACCTATCGGCACAGTTGGAGTCGACGGCTATGGTGGTCGCGTAGGCAGGGCCGCGCCACGGTACGAACATGGAGGATTTCTTTTTCCCATGTCATACAACCCTATGGATGTAGTGTGCTGGAATGTGCGGGGCTTCAATAGCCTGGTCAAGAAGAAGGCGCTGAGGGAGTTCGTTGATTCTTTGCGCGTGGCGATCGTGTGTATTGTGGAGTCTAAACTGGAACATGTTGACCAGTATATTATCTTGCAATGCTCAGGTCCATATTACGATGGTTTTGCGTACCTCCCGGCGTCCAAGACTAGAGGTGGAATCGTAGTGGGATGGGAATCCTCACATGTCCAGCTTACTAATTTTGCCCTTGATTCCTTCTCTCTGTCTGGATATGTTGCACCGAGGGAGGGGAGCCCGTGGTGGCTATCGTTGGTCTATGGACCACAAGAAGACGACCAAAAAACTCAGTTTCTCCAGGAGTTGACTGAGAGGAGGACGCTCTGCCCGGGGCCGTGGCTGGTGATTGGCGACTTTAACATGTTCTTACATGCGACGGACAAAAACAACACGCTCCTGGATCGCATGATGATGGGGAGATTCAAGGGATTTGTTGACGATAACGCACTCAAGGAGTTGTTTCTGCATGGACGAAAATTCACGTGTAGCAACAAGAGGGAGGTGTCTACCCTCACCAAGATTGATAGGTCATTTGTATCAGTTGACTAGGAGCTTAACCATCCGGACAGTTTGCTGCAAGCTCTCTCGACTGCCTCATCTGACCACTGCCCACTGTACCTCTCGTTGGAGGAGCGCATGGACACGAAGAGGAGATTTCGGTTTGAATTGTTCTGGACAAAGCTTGAGGTTTTTTTGGAGGTGGTCCAAGAGGCCTGGACCTGTGTCCTTTGGTTGTGGAGCCGTTTCATTGTTTGGACGTTCTCTCGAGAAACACGGCAAGAGCTCTCACATCTAGGGGACAAAGGAAAGTGGGGAATATCAAACTCCAGATTGGGGTTGCTAAGTTGATCATCCTTAGACTGGATTGTGCTCGGGACTCACGTCTTCTTACCCCAGAGGAGAGGTGGTTGCGAAGTATGCTCAAGAACTTGGTGCTGGGCCTTGCTTCTCTAGAAAGGATGATTGCGCGACAGAGGTCCCGGATACATTGTCTCATGGAAGGGGATGCAAACTCTAAGTTGTTTCATCTGGTGGCCAATGGTAGGAAGTCTAAAAACTTCATTCCAGCCATCGTAGTGGAGGGCCAGGTCATCATGGATCAAAGAGGGAAAGAGGAGGCATTCCTCCAAGCATATAGGGAGCTGCTAGGAGTGAATACTGCTAGAGATCACACTCTGAACCTGGAGGCACTCAACATACAACAAGTGGACCTCACGGAGTTAGATCTTCCTTTCACGGAGGAGGAAGTTTGGGCTGTCATCAAGGATATGCCTTCTGATCGTGCCCCGGGACCGGATGGGTTCATAGGAGTGTTCTTCCAAAAAAAACTTGGAGCATCATCAAAGGAGATGTGATGGCATCGTTGCACAAACTGGTCCTTAATAATGGTCAGGGATTCAACAGACTGAATCAGGCCTTAATCACTCTCATTCCCAAGAATCCGGTAGCTTGCCGAGTCAATGATTTCAGACCGATCAGCTTAGTACATAGCTTTCCAAAACTGGCATCCAAGTTGATGGAACACCGAGTCTGCCCGCGGATGGGAGAGCTTGTGAGCATTAACCAATCTGCTTTCATCCGCGGTAGGAATCTCCATGACAACTTTCTTCTTGTGAGGCAAATGGCCAGAAGATTGCACCAAAGAAAAGCTAAGGGAGTCCTCCTCAAGTTAGATATTGCTTGAGCTTTTGATTCGCTGTCATGGCCCTTCCTTTTTGAGGTGCTTCGCACAAAGGGCTTCCCAGAGAGATGGCTCGCTTGGCTGGCAACTATGCTCACTACCGCCAGCTCGAGGATTGTGGTGAATGGGTGTATGACAGACAAGTTCATGCATGCTTGTGGTCTAAGGCAGGGGGACTCTATCTCACCACTGCTATTTGTGATTGCAATGGAGACCCTCACGACTATCATAATCAAGGCACATGAGCTCAAGATTCTGGAGAAGTTGAATGGATGCAAGCCTTTGCAGCGGCTCTCACTCTATGCGGATGACGTGGTTCTATTCATTAGACCATCTCGGACCGATATCACTTTCGTCAAGGAGGTTCTCATGATCTTTGGAAAGGCCTCGGGTTCGCATGTCAATTTCGCCAAGTCCTCGGCGACCTTGATCCGCGAAGAGGAGCATGATGAGGAGGTGGTCGGGAATGCGCTCCTTGGAAGATTGATCACTTCCCTTGTAAATATCTTGGTCTCCAACTGGGTATCAAACAGCTGACACACTCGTAGTGGCAATTCATGGTGGNNNNNNNNNNNNNNNNNNNNNNNNNNNNNNNNNNNNNNNNNNNNNNNNNNNNNNNNNNNNNNNNNNNNNNNNNNNNNNNNNNNNNNNNNNNNNNNNNNNNNNNNNNNNNNNNNNNNNNNNNNNNNNNNNNNNNNNNNNNNNNNNNNNNNNNNNNNNNNNNNNNNNNNNNNNNNNNNNNNNNNNNNNNNNNNNNNNNNNNNNNNNNNNNNNNNNNNNNNNNNNNNNNNNNNNNNNNNNNNNNNNNNNNNNNNNNNNNNNNNNNNNNNNNNNNNNNNNNNNNNNNNNNNNNNNNNNNNNNNNNNNNNNNNNNNNNNNNNNNNNNNNNNNNNNNNNNNNNNNNNNNNNNNNNNNNNNNNNNNNNNNNNNNNNNNNNNNNNNNNNNNNNNNNNNNNNNNNNNNNNNNNNNNNNNNNNNNNNNNNNNNNNNNNNNNNNNNNNNNNNNNNNNNNNNNNNNNNNNNNNNNNNNNNNNNNNNNNNNNNNNNNNNNNNNNNNNNNNNNNNNNNNNNNNNNNNNNNNNNNNNNNNNNNNNNNNNNNNNNNNNNNNNNNNNNNNNNNNNNNNNNNNNNNNNNNNNNNNNNNNNNNNNNNNNNNNNNNNNNNNNNNNNNNNNNNNNNNNNNNNNNNNTGGCAAAGAGGTGTGGTAACTCGACCGGGGAGGTTGATACTGGTGAATCAAGTGATGAGGGCTCGACCTACGCACCACTTAATTGTGTCTGAGGCGCCAAAGTGAGCAATTGAGATAGTGGATCAGGGATGTAGGGCTTTCTTTTGGGCCGGTACGGACGCTGTCAGTGGTGGGAAGTGTGCGGTGTCTTGGCAGAGCGTGTGTCGCCCAAAACAGCTGGGTGGTCTTGGCATTATGGATCTCAGTAAGCATGGCCTTGCCCTTCGGCTGAGATGGGAATGGCTACGCAGATTGAATGACTGCCGACCGTGGCAAGGATTGAATCTAGTGCCGGACAAGCAAGTTCAGTGCGCGTCCAATAGCATGGTGATGTGGGAGATCGGCGATGGCAAAAGGATTCTCTTCATTGCCGCTGGTCTCGTGGCTAGGGTAAAGACGAGGACGATCAACACTAGGCTGGCCAGTGAGGGGTTAAACCagcacgattggactaaggacgtCCCGGAGATTCTGTCGACAGAGGAGCTTGCACAATTCATCCACCTTTGGGAGAGCCTTATGAAGTTTGAGATTAATCTAGGAAGtggagacaaggcaatatgggcttggCACGACTCGGGTGTCTATATAGCTGCCTCGGCCTCGGAGGAATCAGATTTCCACCGGCAGCTGCTATTTGGAAGAACGGAGCCCCTCTTGTCTGCAAGATCTTCATGTGGTTGGCTATTCAATATGCATTTGGACTTCGGATAGGAGGCTCAGGCATGGTTTGCAAGAGATGGTATCTCCTTGCTATTTCTGTGACCAAGAGGAGGACAACGTGGATCACCTCATGTTTCAGTGTGTTTTCATGAGACAAGTCTGGTTCCAATGCTTCTCCAGAGTTGGCATCAATCCAAACCTGATTCCCATGCAACATGATAAGCTACAACAGTGGTGGATGAGTACTTGCAAGCAGATCAGCAGAGCGGACAAGAAGGGCTTCGATGCTTTCGTCGTGTTGATTTGCTAGATGTTATGGAAGCAAAGGAACGCTAGGGTTTTCCAGACATGCGTGATTTGCGATGAGTATGCTACGGTCAATCTTATCTTTCAGGAGCTGCACCTATGGAGGCTAGCGGGCGTAGCAAGAGTCCAACGGTTTTGTGAGTAGTCCGCCTAGTGTTATGGAGTGGTTGGGTGGGATCGCCGGCTTGTGATATCTCCCATGTAAACTCTTGTACATATCTTTCTCTCTTCTATAAAGCTAAGCTACGCCATTGGCGTACTCTAAAAAAAACATGGCAAAAGGAAACCGTGCCCCTGCAAGGCCACAAACCGGATTTCGGTAGACCATTCACACGCATGTCGCATGCCCGCTCGCCCCGGCCTGGCCAGGCCAGGCGAGCACGTGTGTGGTCTTCTCTTTCTCTCTTCAAACATCACTTAGTGGAGTGGAGAGAACCCAATGTATAAAGAGGTCTCACACCTCCTCAAATTCCAGGATGAGACTAAACTTTAGAGCCACCACTTGTCATTTTATGGGCCAATTTGATATTTCAGAAATTGTACATGGGTCTAGCCCATTATTTCTAACAGACGCAAGACTTGTGAGAAATAATGGAGTTTTGGCTTTTAAATCTGCGACTTTTCCAGGGGTGACGGTTTCTTCTCGAGGGCACTGGTCCGGTAGAACTATGGTTTTGATAACTTCTCATTTGTAATCAACAACGACATGGTGGCTCGGACGATGTACTGCGAGCACACCATCAAGATGTTCAAAGAGGTCGTTTTCCAGGGACTTCATTTTCTTTTTTGCGAGATTCAGGGACTTCAATATAGTTGTCTTTTTAAGCTGTCTGTATTGCTGGTTTGGTCATTATTTTACGAAAAAAGTCATATATTGTACTCCCTTTATAAAAGAATGTAAGAGCATTTAGATAACTATTTTAGTGATTTAAACTTTAGTGATCTAGACGCTCCtatatttctttacgaagggaGTAATCGATTAAAAAATGAGTTAAGAGATTATAACTGAAACCTCAAGCTCTGCGGAATTCCCAGTTAAATGGAGTCGCAACAGGCACACGGTACATGTCAGGTACACCGACAGAGGCGACACTGATCTGGTAGAACGTCGCATGCGCCGTCAGGTGCACGGCCACACTCCCCACCGGCACCGCGAGCGAAGGCTGATCCCAGATCTCTGGAGGCGACGTACAGGTAGAGGGGTTCCGTCCATGGGTCAAAAGCCAAGCGTTCAACTCTGCAATATCAAACGCCGGTACACAGGAACTACAGAGACTGTGGATTGGTCTCCACTGTGACACACCAACCAtttcgaaaagaaaaaaaaactgtcACGCACGAGTAAATTGCACAGAAGTATCACAATTGAGGCATTGGAAGCAGATTGGTACCAAGTTtggtaatttttacgtgtcagtaccaagTCTGGGGCTAGACGTTACAAAAAGGTCTAAATCGCGTATAAACGCGTATTGACGGTGTATCTGACCGGCGGGGCCTGCATGTCAGCTGCCGATGTGGCATTCTTTTTGCAGAAACCCCCCGCACAGCGGCGCCCGGTCTGGATCGAGGGGAGAATCCATCGAGCCCGAGCTCCCACTCGCATCACCACGACCGCCGGAGCTGCCCCTGCTCGCACCGCCGCGGCCTCTGCTCGTGGCCTCCACCGTCTCCTTCGGGGCCTCTACAGAACGGAAGCGccaccctcccccctctccccgtccgagctcgacgccatctccGCGCTCATCCCGCGGCTCATCTCCGAGGGCCAGGtccccgccgccggccgcctcctctccGCGGCGCTCCTCCTGCCCGGCTCCCCGGAGCGCCTCCCGTTCCCTCCGCTCGCGGAGCACCTCGCCTCCCTCCCCACGCCCACCCCAGCCTTCGCCCTGCTCACCGCGCTCCGCCACCACCCCGTCCGCCCCTCGCCGCTCCCGCTTGCCACCCCGCTCCTCGGCCACCTCCTCGCGATGCGCCGCGCCCACGAGGCCGCCTCCGTGCTCCGCTGGCTCTGCCGCCCCGACTCCCCACGCCGGCCCGACGCCTCCACCTACGGCATCGCCGTCGCCCGGTTCTGCAGGCTCGGGGACCCCGGGAGCGCGCTCGTCGCCCTCGGCAAGATGGCCTCCGACGGGTCCCGCCCTCGCTGGACCTGCAGGAGGCGGTGCGACGCTGCAGGACGCGAGGATCGAGGAGGCGTGGGCGCTGGAGGGGGCTATGCGGCCGCCGGAGTCCAAGAAGACGAGAACCAAGGCGGCGCGTCAAGATAGAGAgcttcgggtgagagagagagaagaaaaaatggAAGGAGGAAGAGAAGGAGAGAGGCAGGGTGTGAGGACGGCCTGGTCCTGGTCGCCGGTGGTGGTGCTCCGGTGGCCGGCCGGCAGCGCGGCGAGGAGGAGCCCAGGGCGGGGCGGGGGCTACGGGAGGCGAATGAGCTCGggctcgaggggctcctcccctcgatccagatcaGGCCCCGCCGCTGTGAGGACGAAGGAGGTGCAGGGGGTTTCTGCAAAAAGAATGCCACATCGGCAGCTGACATGCAGGCCCCGCCGGTCAGATACACCGTCAATACACGTTTATACGCGATTTAGACCTTTTTGTAACGTCTAGCCCCAGActtggtactgacacgtaaaaattaccaAACTTGGTACCAATCTGCTTCCAATGCCCCAATTGTGATACTTCTATGCAATTTACTCGTCACACACCATGGACAGCAAACAGCTAGGTCGGCGTGTTCCGACGCTCGTTTGCCTCAAACAAATTATTGCACCCCGGGCAGCCGCTGTGCGCATACGCGGACCCAACCACTCGCCGATGGGCCGACACCGTTCTTACTTTTCAGCGAACCAGAAGCTCATCAGTCTCCACTTGGCTGCGGCAAAACACACCGGACGAAGCAAAGGATCCACAGTTTAGAACAGGGGAGCATATGCAGGTTCGGTCATCTTTTCGCATCGCAAAGGAAGATAGATGCATGTGGAGCAAAGTAGGAGTAGTGCACAAAAAGACGATGCATGTGGAGCAAAGTGGTGCTACCGTGTCACCCATAAGAAATAATGGAGAGGCTGTGGGCAGTCAGGCAGGCACACCGCACACATGGGCGGAGGCCGACAGATCGCAACGTAGCGCCGGGAAGGGGAGCTGCGTGCTGTCCCAGGCTGGTATCCtgttgccgtcgccgtcgccaccgccaCGTTCTCTCCCTTTCACCCACCTAAGTGCCCAGCCACCACTCTACTTACCTCGCCCGGCACACGCAAACGCGCGCCTCGATCGGCCTGGCACTCGCAGTCGCTTCCCTTTCCCACCACGTTGACATCTCTACCGCTCCGGGAAGGAGGCAGGCACGTAGACGTAGCGATGGCGCCGCGTTTCCTGGCGTGCTTCGGCAGGGGCGGCGCGACGGCCTCGGCGCCGGAGCCTGTGGAGGACCTGGCCCCGGGCCCGGTGCTGGTGGAGCTCTTCTCCTCGCAGGGGTGCGCGGCGTCGCCTGAGGCGGACGCCCTGGTGGCGCGGCTGGCGCAGGAGTCCTCGGAGACCGGCGGCGGCGAGCGAGCGATGGTGGTGCTGGGGTTCCACGTGGACTACTGGGACTACCGCGGGTGGAAGGACCCCTTCGCGTCCAGCGCCTGGACCGTGCGGCAGAAGGCGTACGTGGAGGCGCTCCGGCTGGACACGCTCTTCACGCCGCAGGTCGTCGTGCAGGGCCGCGCGGACTGCGTCGGCACCGAGCAGGACAAGCTCGCCCAGGCCGTCCGCGACGCGCCCCGCTACCCCTCGCCCGCCATGAAGGTACGTACGCACGCACGCATGCTGCATGCACCCACCAGCTTAATTGTTGACGGTGCTCTGAAGTCTGAACCGTGCGCCTCCCTCTGTGCTCTGCAGGTGAAGTTCCAGCGGCCGAACCCGAGCACGCTGCAGGCGTCCTTCACGGGCGCGCTCCACTCCCGCGTGGACGGTGGCGGGAGCGTGCTGGTGGCGCTGTACGAGAGCGGCGTGGTCACCGACTGCGGCCGGGGCGAGAACAAGGGCAAGTCGCTGCTCAACGACCACGTGGTGCGCCGGCTGGAGAAGGTGGCCGCCGTGCGCGACGGCACGTCCGCCAGGAAGGCCGTGTCCGGGTCCGTCCAGTTCCCGCTGTGGGACGACTTCCGCGCCACCAAGTGCGGCATCGTCCTCTTCGTGCAGAACTCGGCGCTGCAGGTGCTCGGCGTCCAGCACTTCGACCTGCCCGACAACGTCTGATCGAGTGGCGGGCACCAACTTGCGGGGAGCGCAGGGGGCGGACGGCCAGGGGGGCGTAGCACAACTATTCTTTGTAGAGTTTGATTGGCGTGTTGCGCTgttgtaatactccctccgttccataatgtagcgcatatagattttctacaaagtcaaactttataaactttgaccaagtttatagagaaaactatttatatctacaataccaaatgtaTATAATATAAAAGTATGTCTTGTGATGTATCTAAGCACAtgtatttggtattctagatgtatatgattttctctacaaacttggtcaaagtttataaagttggACTTTTAGAAAAATCTATATGCGctacattgtggaacggagggagtagcactttGTAAGAGCACTCGTGTGATCGATTACTGGAACAATGGTTGTATCCTCTTGAATAAACCAAGATAGTACAGTAGTCTAAGAAACATGCACAAATGCGAATAACAGAGAAATTGAAGTTACACTAAGGTGACGAACATGAAAAGTTTAGAAAGAGACACATGCAAAACTGCTAGACGTACATTAGAATATTTTAAGCCGTTTATTTTTGTGGTTCAACGGTCGAGATATAGCAATACTACACCATAATTCAGGTAGTATATTCAGATGATAGGGGTACTTTTGGCAGTTCATTATTGTAGATCGGGCGGCAGCGAGAGGGAGGCCGCCGGTGCCGCCATTTGTGCCGCTGGCAGGGTGGTGCGGGACCGCAATAGGTCGGGGATGACACGGTGGGTGGGCTGCCGTGGGCGCGGGCCTGGACGGGAGGGAGCGGGAGAACAGGTTGTGCTCTCCTTCGGTCGCGCAGTCGCGCTGCCGAGCACGTCGCCGCTGCAGAGCGCGGGAACAGATTGCTCTCCTTCGGTCGCACAGTCACGTGGCCGAGCACGTCGCCGCTGCAGAGCGCGTGAACATGTTGCTCTCCTTCGGTCCCGCAGTCACACTGCCGAGCACGTCGCCACTGCAGAAGCGCGAGAACATGGTGCTAGTTCTCGCCGTTTTCGTTTCTCATGATTATTTCACAGTTGATAAGGTGCTAGCTTGCTTAAGCTTGGTTTCAGAATTGACGGTGAAACATCACGAGCTAAATTCTTACGCAGTGTGGTTGGGTGAGCAGTTTTTCGTAGTGCTGCAGTTTTGCATGGCAAAGCTCCTGAATTCCAAGTATCTTATTTGTTGGTGTTGATGGAGACGGGGAGCAGCAGCTGGTGTCGTCGTCTGCTTCGTCTACCTTCGGCGACGGCTCAACAGGATGAGCGGCCCGCCTGCGCTTGTCGGCAGCGCAACTTGAGACAGTCCCAGGGGAGATGAGGGCGTACAATGGCAATCGATTAATTCTGTTTCCCCTGCTCGATTAATCCTACGCCCTAAATAGATCGTTTGCCGGCGAGAGTCTAAGCACTGATGAACAGTAGGAAATTACCAAGCTATCCTCGAACCAATCTTTGAGTCGAACAATATCAGCCGTTGGATCAACTTAATACTACCTCTTAAATTCGGTAGTATGATGTACCGTAAAAAATCTCTTTTACAGGGGTTCTGCAGGCTCCTTTCAAACATTCTAAACATGCCTCCCTGATTTTAATGGGATGGGTCAGTCCGTCTACTAATGATCAATTAAAAACTGCCATGACACCCTGCAATTCCCTCATCTTGTAACCCTCATGTACGTGTAGCAAAGCTCGAGACACATGAGCCATCCATGCAAGCGGTGAGAACAAAAAATCATTAAATGTACATGGCTAGGGGACACACCCTTCACAACTCATGTTGTTGAACAGATGCTTTCGTCGTCGGACAACTTTTAGGGGAAAGAATAACTACATAAAAGGAAGAGTAGAAAGACCCACAAACAAAAACAGCACCACTTCTATAGTGTAAGACGTCATAACCATGTAGGACGGGACACGACCAAGCAAAAAAATTGGGGTATAATTATTCCCAATCTTCACTAAGTCCACAAGTCCTAAGTGGCATCTACATGGCAAAATCTAGTTGATACAAGTTTATTAGGTTCAACATAACAATAAGTCAAAGAGAGATGCAAAAACTTAAGACAAAGTCCAAAGCCAAAGGAAAAACGCCCAAGAGGAAGAAGGTTGAGCGGGGTTCTAAATCATGTATAATGCTTTACTCCCCCATCCCTAGTCTATCACGGACCAATAACCAAAATGTACTTCAAAAATGCTACCATAACCAACAACACTCTTTATCATTTGTCAACGGGGCTCTTGCCTATTTACCCCCCTAGGAGGGATGTTATTCTATCCGCAAGTAAATATGAAAAGGGGGAAAGTAGGTCTAGAGACCTCCGCGAAGTCTCGCACCCCTAGAATAGGAAATGGATATGGGTATCGTATTTTACAAAAATTAGCTTCTCTACCTTTGTCAATTAGCTTTCATAGAAAACCATACTACGTGACCCATTAACACTATGTCACAAACATTAACCAAAGATACCCACTCACCTTATCTCTAGTTTTGTAGGTATTTTCTGCGGCTGACTACAAAATAAACATTGGGCAGCATAGTTCAACAATCTCATGCTGAGCCTAGAATAACAATGAAAGTTTTACTATGCTTCTCCACTGGattgtcacacacacacacacacacaca is a window of Triticum dicoccoides isolate Atlit2015 ecotype Zavitan chromosome 2B, WEW_v2.0, whole genome shotgun sequence DNA encoding:
- the LOC119363334 gene encoding uncharacterized protein LOC119363334 — translated: MAPRFLACFGRGGATASAPEPVEDLAPGPVLVELFSSQGCAASPEADALVARLAQESSETGGGERAMVVLGFHVDYWDYRGWKDPFASSAWTVRQKAYVEALRLDTLFTPQVVVQGRADCVGTEQDKLAQAVRDAPRYPSPAMKVKFQRPNPSTLQASFTGALHSRVDGGGSVLVALYESGVVTDCGRGENKGKSLLNDHVVRRLEKVAAVRDGTSARKAVSGSVQFPLWDDFRATKCGIVLFVQNSALQVLGVQHFDLPDNV